The Vibrio nitrifigilis genome window below encodes:
- the fliO gene encoding flagellar biosynthetic protein FliO, whose product MKKIIGLTVVSCPVWAQSEAPEPFDIATTLGSLLFVIALILFLGWLLKRMRLPSMGQQKGLSIVRQLPVGTKERVMIIQAGEEQFLIGATAQSIQLIAKLETPLAQEESSTAPFATQLSQLLKKHDKSSS is encoded by the coding sequence ATGAAGAAAATCATTGGCTTAACGGTCGTTTCTTGCCCCGTATGGGCTCAAAGTGAAGCACCGGAACCGTTTGATATAGCGACCACGTTAGGGTCGCTATTGTTCGTTATTGCGTTGATTTTATTTTTAGGCTGGTTACTTAAACGTATGCGTCTGCCAAGTATGGGGCAGCAGAAAGGTTTAAGCATTGTGCGCCAACTACCTGTTGGGACCAAAGAGCGTGTCATGATTATTCAAGCCGGAGAAGAGCAATTTTTAATTGGTGCTACAGCTCAATCTATCCAACTTATTGCTAAATTAGAAACCCCACTTGCGCAAGAGGAAAGCTCGACTGCTCCTTTTGCTACGCAACTTTCCCAACTGTTGAAAAAGCATGATAAATCATCTTCTTAA
- the fliQ gene encoding flagellar biosynthesis protein FliQ produces the protein MTPEIFVELFRHALWIVLIMVSAIVVPSLLIGLVVAVFQAATSINEQTLSFLPRLIVTLLALMFFGHWMTQMLMEFFYSMIERLPQVLH, from the coding sequence ATGACACCAGAAATATTTGTTGAGCTTTTTCGTCATGCTCTATGGATCGTCCTCATCATGGTGTCGGCTATTGTTGTACCTAGCTTATTAATCGGTTTGGTCGTTGCTGTATTTCAAGCAGCCACATCCATCAACGAACAGACATTAAGCTTTTTACCTCGTTTGATTGTGACGTTACTGGCGCTGATGTTTTTCGGCCACTGGATGACGCAAATGCTGATGGAGTTCTTTTATTCCATGATTGAACGCTTGCCGCAGGTTTTGCACTAA
- the fliN gene encoding flagellar motor switch protein FliN translates to MSKSEDQKLADEWAAALGEDPDAPEVDVDEVLAAPLDELKDTSAPISDDERRKLDTIMDIPVTISMEVGRSKISIRNLLQLNQGSVVELDRVAGESLDVMVNGTLIAHGEVVVVNDKFGIRLTDVISQTERIKKLR, encoded by the coding sequence ATGTCAAAAAGCGAAGATCAAAAGCTAGCCGATGAGTGGGCTGCTGCCTTAGGTGAAGATCCTGATGCGCCTGAAGTAGATGTCGACGAAGTCTTAGCTGCGCCTCTTGATGAGTTGAAAGATACTTCAGCGCCAATCAGTGATGATGAGCGTCGAAAACTGGATACCATCATGGACATTCCTGTCACTATTTCTATGGAAGTCGGGCGTTCAAAAATCAGTATTCGTAACTTACTGCAATTGAACCAAGGTTCAGTTGTTGAGTTAGATAGAGTTGCAGGCGAATCGTTAGATGTGATGGTCAATGGTACTTTGATTGCTCACGGCGAAGTGGTTGTCGTGAACGATAAGTTTGGTATTCGTCTCACTGATGTTATCAGCCAAACTGAACGCATTAAGAAACTGAGATAG
- the fliM gene encoding flagellar motor switch protein FliM, translating into MTDLLSQDEIDALLHGVDSVDDAEDEVEEQGADTVSFDFSSQDRIVRGRMPTLELINERFARHMRISLFNMLRKTAEVSINGVQMMKFGEYQNTLYVPTSLNMVRFRPLKGTALVTMEARLVFILVENFFGGDGRYHARIEGREFTPTERRVIQLLLKIVFGDYKEAWSPVMGVEFEYLDSEVNPSMANIVSPTEVIVVSSFHIEVDGGGGDFHVVMPYSMVEPIRELLDAGVQSDKMETDVRWSSALKEEIMDVPVNFRVNLLEKNIALRDLMELQPGDIIPIDMPKHAVMFVEELPTYRVKMGRSNDKLAVQISEKIRRPDVVKTDLAFLGKDIIAELENEEAEDESNGLD; encoded by the coding sequence GTGACCGATCTATTAAGCCAAGACGAAATTGATGCGTTGTTGCATGGCGTTGACAGCGTCGATGATGCCGAAGATGAGGTAGAGGAACAGGGAGCCGATACGGTTTCGTTCGACTTTTCATCGCAAGATCGTATTGTCCGTGGTCGCATGCCGACCTTGGAATTGATCAATGAACGTTTTGCGCGTCACATGCGGATCAGCTTGTTTAACATGCTGCGTAAAACCGCTGAGGTATCGATTAACGGCGTACAGATGATGAAATTTGGTGAATACCAAAACACTCTGTATGTACCAACCAGTTTAAATATGGTGCGCTTTCGTCCCCTAAAAGGGACGGCATTAGTTACCATGGAAGCTCGTCTCGTTTTCATTCTTGTAGAAAACTTTTTTGGCGGTGACGGGCGCTACCATGCACGTATTGAAGGGCGAGAATTTACTCCGACAGAGCGTCGAGTCATTCAACTGCTGTTGAAAATTGTGTTTGGCGATTACAAAGAAGCATGGTCGCCGGTCATGGGCGTTGAATTTGAGTACTTGGATTCAGAAGTTAACCCAAGTATGGCGAACATTGTTAGTCCGACGGAAGTGATTGTTGTCAGCTCGTTCCATATTGAAGTTGACGGTGGTGGCGGTGATTTTCACGTGGTGATGCCATATTCGATGGTTGAACCAATTCGCGAGTTGCTCGATGCGGGTGTTCAGTCCGATAAAATGGAAACGGACGTACGTTGGAGCTCGGCGCTGAAAGAAGAAATCATGGATGTTCCAGTTAACTTTCGCGTCAATTTATTGGAAAAAAATATTGCATTGCGAGATTTGATGGAATTGCAACCTGGCGATATTATACCGATAGATATGCCAAAACATGCTGTTATGTTTGTTGAAGAATTACCGACTTATCGCGTAAAAATGGGGCGGAGTAATGACAAGCTAGCGGTACAAATATCAGAAAAAATCCGCCGCCCAGATGTAGTTAAAACTGATCTGGCATTTTTAGGTAAGGATATTATTGCCGAACTTGAAAATGAAGAGGCCGAAGATGAGTCTAACGGCTTAGATTAA
- the prmB gene encoding 50S ribosomal protein L3 N(5)-glutamine methyltransferase → MDKIFVDEAVSELYTLQDMIRWTVSRFNAANLFYGHGTDNAWDEAVQLVLPTLYLPIDVPPHVLNSRLTSSERLRVVERVIKRINDHTPVAYLTNKAWFCGLEFFVDERVLVPRSPIGELIQNQFQPWLVEEPTRIMDLCTGSGCIAIATAYAFPDAEVDAVDISLDALQVAEQNIQDHGLEQQVIPMRSDLFRDLPEVKYDLIVSNPPYVDEEDMASLPEEFRHEPELGLAAGSDGLKLVRRMFANAPKYMSENAILICEVGNSMVHLMEQYPNIPFTWIEFENGGHGVFMLTRQQLVDCADEFSLYLD, encoded by the coding sequence TTGGATAAGATTTTCGTCGATGAAGCGGTTTCTGAACTGTATACGCTTCAAGATATGATTCGTTGGACGGTCAGCCGTTTTAATGCAGCGAACCTATTTTATGGCCACGGGACTGATAATGCGTGGGATGAAGCGGTGCAATTGGTTCTACCAACCCTATATTTGCCGATTGATGTGCCTCCCCATGTATTGAACTCTCGCTTAACAAGCAGCGAGCGTTTACGTGTTGTTGAACGCGTTATCAAACGTATTAACGACCATACTCCGGTTGCTTATTTAACGAATAAAGCTTGGTTTTGTGGCCTTGAATTTTTCGTTGATGAGCGTGTACTTGTGCCACGTTCACCGATTGGTGAGCTCATTCAAAACCAATTTCAACCGTGGCTAGTAGAAGAGCCTACTCGCATTATGGATTTATGTACCGGAAGTGGCTGTATTGCTATTGCCACAGCCTATGCGTTCCCTGATGCAGAAGTTGATGCGGTTGATATTTCGCTGGATGCGCTGCAAGTGGCAGAGCAGAATATTCAAGATCACGGTCTTGAGCAGCAAGTGATTCCTATGCGTTCTGACTTGTTCCGCGACTTGCCAGAAGTGAAATACGATCTGATTGTGTCTAACCCTCCATATGTGGATGAGGAAGACATGGCGAGCTTGCCTGAGGAATTCCGTCACGAACCTGAACTTGGTTTGGCCGCTGGTTCTGATGGCTTGAAACTAGTACGCCGTATGTTTGCTAACGCACCTAAGTACATGAGTGAAAATGCCATTTTGATTTGTGAAGTGGGTAATTCTATGGTTCACCTGATGGAACAATATCCAAATATCCCATTTACTTGGATTGAATTTGAAAATGGTGGTCACGGTGTCTTCATGCTAACTCGCCAACAGTTAGTGGATTGTGCTGATGAATTTTCGTTGTATCTAGATTAA
- the fliJ gene encoding flagellar export protein FliJ, whose translation MDSALEFLLQQAKDNEDKAVMALNQSRTELDNYYQQLKQIEQYRMDYCQQLIDRGKEGLTASQYGHLQRFLNQLDETLSKQREAENHFKQQVTNCEQHWLEVRKKRRSYEWLIEKKQHEQQLAEEKREQKMMDEFSTLSFNRRRLNSDS comes from the coding sequence ATGGATAGTGCGTTAGAGTTTCTTCTACAGCAAGCCAAAGATAATGAAGATAAAGCGGTTATGGCGCTTAATCAGTCTAGAACTGAGCTTGATAATTACTATCAACAGCTTAAACAAATTGAACAGTATCGAATGGATTACTGCCAACAGTTGATTGATCGTGGTAAAGAAGGGTTAACGGCGAGTCAGTACGGGCATCTACAGCGTTTTCTCAACCAGTTAGATGAAACACTGTCTAAGCAGCGTGAGGCAGAAAATCACTTTAAGCAGCAAGTAACTAACTGTGAACAACATTGGTTAGAAGTTCGAAAAAAACGGCGTTCTTATGAATGGTTGATCGAGAAAAAACAACACGAACAGCAACTTGCTGAAGAGAAGCGCGAACAGAAAATGATGGATGAATTCTCTACACTGAGCTTTAATCGCCGTCGTCTAAATTCTGATTCGTAG
- the flhB gene encoding flagellar biosynthesis protein FlhB, protein MAESDGQERTEEATPRRRQQAKEKGQVARSKELASVAVLVMGAVSLMWFGESLAKGLMVVMKRLFSLSREEVFNLSKLFDIALGALTHLIGPLLLILITLFVSAVIGAIGLGGISFSAQAAMPKFNKMNPLSGFKRMFGMQSWVELLKSILKVTLVAGVAFYLIEASKQDLFELATDSFPSNIFHALSILLNFILMISCSLLVVVAIDIPFQIWQHANQLKMTKQEVKDEYKDTEGKPEVKGRIRQLQREAAQRRMMADVPQADVIVTNPEHFSVALRYKQNTDKAPVVVAKGVDHIAMKIREVAREHDIAIVPAPPLARALYHTTELEQEIPDGLFVAVAQILAYVFQLKQFRRKGGKRPVLDENNMPIPPDFRY, encoded by the coding sequence ATGGCAGAATCAGACGGTCAAGAAAGGACCGAAGAAGCCACCCCCCGAAGGCGACAGCAGGCCAAGGAAAAAGGCCAGGTTGCCCGCTCGAAAGAACTCGCATCTGTTGCTGTCTTGGTGATGGGAGCTGTCTCCTTAATGTGGTTTGGGGAGTCGCTAGCCAAAGGCTTAATGGTGGTGATGAAACGCTTATTTAGTTTGAGCCGCGAAGAAGTGTTCAATTTAAGTAAGCTATTTGATATTGCACTTGGCGCCTTAACTCATTTAATTGGGCCGCTATTGCTGATTCTTATTACGTTATTTGTTTCTGCTGTGATTGGGGCTATCGGCTTGGGGGGGATCAGTTTTTCCGCACAAGCCGCAATGCCCAAATTTAATAAAATGAATCCACTGAGTGGGTTTAAACGCATGTTTGGTATGCAGAGTTGGGTGGAGCTTTTAAAATCAATTTTAAAAGTGACACTGGTTGCTGGCGTTGCGTTTTATTTGATTGAAGCATCAAAGCAAGACTTATTCGAACTGGCTACAGATTCATTTCCGTCCAATATTTTCCATGCCTTATCCATTCTGCTTAATTTTATCTTAATGATCAGTTGTTCACTGTTGGTTGTTGTGGCGATTGATATCCCATTTCAAATTTGGCAGCACGCCAATCAGTTGAAAATGACTAAGCAGGAAGTGAAAGACGAATACAAGGACACTGAGGGTAAACCGGAAGTGAAAGGACGTATTCGGCAGTTACAACGTGAAGCGGCGCAACGACGTATGATGGCAGATGTGCCACAGGCCGATGTCATAGTGACTAACCCTGAGCACTTCTCGGTGGCTTTGCGTTATAAACAGAATACGGATAAAGCGCCGGTGGTGGTTGCCAAGGGGGTAGATCATATTGCAATGAAGATTCGTGAAGTGGCACGTGAGCATGATATTGCCATTGTGCCAGCGCCACCTCTTGCCCGTGCTCTGTATCATACCACTGAGCTAGAACAAGAAATTCCAGATGGTCTCTTTGTTGCTGTGGCACAGATTCTGGCCTATGTATTCCAGCTCAAACAATTTCGTCGTAAAGGTGGGAAAAGACCTGTGCTGGATGAAAATAACATGCCAATCCCTCCTGACTTTCGTTATTAG
- a CDS encoding flagellar hook-length control protein FliK, giving the protein MNVNTTPTVDTSKATVAVKGKGAEAVDKSESADDHQGFFDKLISLMFGGAEDESVQVTGKPDAKGDVKSDVKSEGKSAVSADDLLKQALTDKDGKLLELSVKQLLQLDSSQLTHLANSKGLNLKQLEQAIAAQLKEKPQLETFRQDVAAAKAEPSAKEKTAQVMAKGSELLGKLQQANQTLTKGSDGNSLPLGNEHSAIKVSPQSLVKAGQHNGQDESKPEIVLSKQELSALKQWQALHSSSATAEATDVLAEKPITEQELAQLIQVKKEHPELTDDQLKQLLVAKREQEQQQAALPQVEAQLGALAAGHMTPQAQELAALSDKQKIQLIQEAAARQGQHLSPAALQQALQQLNQGENKTALAAQLQSHSATHVAQQVDSNQTVAGAFNPAAGVNLLKEKALNESALKEALGAKALAGVTGKNSVLSGKESQLANQLAAAAGGQGLHSLQQLQRADGTQQAQQVASSPLQLSKDSADQLAERVQMMMSKNLKSVDIRLDPPELGRLHIKMNMHNDGGASVHFTVANQHARDALEQSMPRLREMMSQQGVQLGGTSVQQHSGGGQQQQQSFASGNGQTNSSQLPGQQENLDGDVKVDLNVTSKRDGISYYA; this is encoded by the coding sequence ATGAATGTCAATACAACCCCAACAGTAGATACGTCAAAAGCAACGGTTGCTGTCAAAGGCAAAGGGGCTGAAGCAGTCGACAAAAGTGAAAGTGCTGATGATCATCAAGGGTTTTTCGATAAGCTCATCTCGTTAATGTTTGGTGGAGCGGAGGACGAATCTGTACAAGTTACCGGTAAACCAGATGCCAAGGGCGATGTGAAGAGCGACGTAAAGAGTGAAGGAAAATCGGCGGTTAGCGCAGATGACTTATTGAAACAGGCTCTCACGGATAAAGATGGAAAACTGCTTGAGTTATCAGTTAAGCAATTACTACAACTTGATAGCTCACAACTAACCCATTTAGCAAACAGTAAGGGTTTGAATCTAAAACAGTTAGAGCAAGCAATAGCAGCGCAACTGAAAGAAAAACCGCAATTAGAGACATTTAGACAGGACGTCGCAGCAGCAAAAGCTGAACCGAGTGCTAAAGAAAAAACGGCTCAAGTGATGGCTAAGGGCAGTGAACTGCTAGGCAAACTGCAACAAGCGAATCAAACGTTGACGAAAGGTTCAGACGGCAATTCATTGCCTCTAGGTAATGAGCATTCGGCAATTAAAGTATCGCCTCAATCATTGGTTAAAGCAGGACAGCACAATGGGCAGGATGAATCTAAACCAGAGATTGTGTTAAGTAAACAAGAACTCAGTGCTTTAAAACAATGGCAAGCGTTGCATTCTAGCTCAGCAACAGCAGAAGCAACCGATGTATTAGCTGAAAAGCCAATTACTGAGCAAGAGTTAGCTCAGTTAATTCAAGTGAAAAAAGAACACCCAGAACTCACCGATGATCAGCTGAAACAGCTGTTAGTGGCAAAAAGAGAGCAAGAGCAGCAGCAAGCGGCGTTACCTCAGGTTGAAGCGCAGTTAGGTGCTTTGGCCGCAGGACATATGACCCCCCAAGCTCAAGAGTTAGCCGCGTTATCAGATAAACAAAAAATACAGTTAATTCAAGAAGCAGCGGCTCGACAAGGACAGCATTTGTCTCCTGCAGCGTTGCAACAAGCTCTACAGCAACTGAATCAAGGTGAGAATAAGACGGCTTTAGCAGCACAATTGCAAAGTCATAGTGCAACCCATGTGGCTCAGCAAGTCGATAGTAATCAAACCGTGGCTGGAGCGTTTAATCCTGCTGCAGGGGTGAATCTTCTCAAAGAAAAAGCGCTGAATGAATCGGCACTAAAAGAAGCGTTAGGAGCAAAAGCATTAGCTGGTGTGACTGGGAAAAACTCGGTGTTAAGCGGTAAAGAATCCCAATTAGCAAATCAACTAGCGGCTGCTGCTGGAGGGCAAGGTTTGCATTCTTTACAACAGTTACAGCGAGCCGATGGTACGCAGCAAGCGCAGCAAGTCGCTTCATCTCCGCTACAATTGTCTAAAGACTCTGCTGATCAATTAGCAGAGCGAGTACAGATGATGATGTCTAAAAACTTGAAAAGTGTCGATATTCGTCTCGACCCACCAGAGCTTGGTCGTCTACATATCAAAATGAATATGCATAATGACGGTGGTGCATCTGTGCATTTTACCGTTGCTAATCAACATGCTCGAGATGCACTTGAGCAATCAATGCCTCGCTTGCGTGAAATGATGTCTCAACAAGGTGTCCAGCTGGGGGGAACCTCTGTACAGCAGCATTCAGGGGGGGGACAACAACAGCAACAGAGTTTTGCTTCTGGAAATGGTCAAACTAACAGCAGTCAGTTGCCAGGACAGCAAGAAAATCTTGATGGAGACGTCAAAGTTGATTTGAATGTCACATCAAAGCGTGATGGAATTAGTTATTACGCTTAA
- the smrB gene encoding endonuclease SmrB gives MSKKDTDFKNQNEFDGVDDFALFKDAVKGVKKLRQDTIIQPPKRNIKQKEIRRSVREASDNDFYFSDEFVPLLSDDGPTRYSRSDISKYELKKLRRGVYVPDVFLDMHGMTQQEAKRELGAMVAYCIRNSVHCACVQHGIGKHILKQKVPLWLAQHPEVLAFHQAPLEFGGNGALLVLLSIPEK, from the coding sequence ATGAGCAAAAAAGACACCGACTTCAAAAACCAGAATGAATTCGATGGCGTTGACGATTTCGCGTTATTTAAGGATGCAGTAAAGGGCGTAAAAAAGTTGCGTCAGGATACCATAATCCAGCCGCCAAAAAGAAACATTAAACAGAAAGAAATTCGCCGTTCTGTACGAGAAGCCAGCGATAACGACTTTTATTTCTCAGATGAGTTCGTCCCTTTGCTCAGCGATGATGGTCCAACCCGTTATTCTCGCAGTGATATTTCTAAATATGAGCTAAAAAAGTTGCGCCGTGGCGTATACGTGCCGGACGTTTTTCTCGACATGCATGGTATGACACAGCAAGAAGCCAAGCGAGAATTAGGTGCTATGGTGGCTTACTGCATTAGAAATAGTGTCCATTGTGCCTGCGTTCAGCATGGTATCGGGAAGCATATTCTTAAGCAGAAAGTGCCTTTGTGGTTAGCACAACATCCAGAAGTACTGGCTTTTCACCAAGCGCCTTTAGAATTTGGCGGTAACGGAGCATTGTTAGTGCTGTTATCCATTCCAGAAAAATAA
- the fliL gene encoding flagellar basal body-associated protein FliL: MADEDVQDAPKGKSKLLIIIIAVVVLLAVGGGAAFFLMGDDGGDEAANSAPKEEVVTPVEPVAYVNIAQPFVFNVTGDQRNRMVQVKVQLMVRGSKNEDLARYHSPLIESTILSTFAAATVEQLRTPTGRIELRDKATEDIKMALSKAVGSPVIERVLFTDFVMQ, from the coding sequence ATGGCAGATGAAGACGTACAAGACGCGCCCAAGGGCAAAAGTAAATTACTGATCATTATTATCGCCGTTGTGGTGTTACTTGCTGTTGGTGGTGGCGCGGCTTTTTTCTTGATGGGGGATGATGGTGGCGACGAAGCGGCTAACAGTGCTCCTAAAGAAGAGGTTGTGACACCTGTTGAACCAGTTGCTTATGTCAATATTGCCCAACCGTTTGTATTTAATGTGACGGGTGACCAGCGTAATCGGATGGTTCAAGTAAAAGTACAACTGATGGTGCGTGGCTCGAAAAATGAAGATCTTGCTCGTTATCATTCACCATTGATCGAAAGTACGATTCTCTCCACTTTTGCAGCTGCGACGGTAGAGCAACTTCGTACCCCTACGGGACGAATAGAGTTACGCGATAAGGCGACGGAAGATATCAAAATGGCATTGTCAAAAGCAGTAGGCAGCCCAGTGATTGAACGTGTCTTATTTACTGATTTTGTAATGCAATAG
- the fliR gene encoding flagellar biosynthetic protein FliR: MEYPASVILDFIANYFWPYTRISAMLMVMSVTGARFVSSRIRLFLGLAITFAVMPAIPAIPGNIELFSLQGLIITFQQILIGVAMGMITQFMIQTFVLLGQILGMQSSLGFASMVDPANGQSTPLLGQLFMFLATMFFLASDGHLEMIHLVVLSFKTIPIGSGSLTAVDFRELALWLSTIFKVALSMSLAGIVALLTVNLSFGVMTRAAPQLNIFSLGFSFALLVGLLLCWYIIGGLYNQYDLFWSHGEQQLCRLIHSSC, from the coding sequence ATGGAATATCCTGCGAGTGTGATTCTCGACTTTATTGCCAACTATTTCTGGCCCTATACCCGCATATCGGCCATGTTAATGGTCATGTCTGTGACAGGTGCCCGCTTTGTGTCATCGCGAATTCGACTGTTTTTAGGTCTAGCGATTACCTTTGCTGTGATGCCTGCTATTCCGGCTATCCCCGGTAATATCGAATTATTTTCGTTGCAAGGTCTGATTATTACCTTTCAGCAGATTTTAATTGGTGTTGCAATGGGGATGATTACCCAGTTTATGATTCAAACTTTTGTGCTACTCGGGCAAATTTTAGGTATGCAGTCTAGCTTAGGTTTTGCGTCTATGGTCGATCCTGCGAATGGGCAAAGCACACCATTGCTTGGTCAATTATTCATGTTCTTAGCAACCATGTTTTTTTTGGCGAGCGACGGACACTTAGAAATGATCCACTTAGTGGTGCTCAGTTTTAAAACCATTCCTATCGGTAGTGGTTCGCTAACAGCTGTCGATTTTCGTGAATTGGCTTTGTGGTTAAGTACTATATTTAAAGTAGCGTTGAGTATGTCACTCGCAGGAATTGTGGCTTTATTGACGGTGAACTTATCGTTTGGTGTCATGACCCGTGCAGCACCGCAATTAAATATTTTCTCTTTGGGTTTCTCGTTTGCCCTTTTAGTTGGTTTATTACTGTGCTGGTACATTATCGGCGGGTTATATAATCAATACGATCTCTTCTGGTCCCATGGTGAACAGCAATTGTGTCGCCTAATTCATTCCAGTTGCTAG